A segment of the Rhodothermales bacterium genome:
GGTAGAGCGTGAACGCGGCCCAGAAGCCGCGGTCCAGGACTTCCCGAACCGTTTCTTCGTTGTTGTGGTCGATGACGACGCGGGACGGCTCCAGCCCATGCTCGATGCAGCGGTCCATGCTCCGGCTCGTGCCGACCTTCTTGTTGCGATGGGGGGTGTGGATCATCACCAGCATGTCGAGGTCGCGCGCCAGGTCGAGCTGTTTGCGGAAGTAGGTGTCCTCGGCATCCGACATGTCGTCGTAGCCGATCTCGCCGATGGCCACGACGCCTTCCTTGCAGGCGTAGAGCGGCAGGATCTCCATCACCTCGTCGGCGAGGCGGACGTTGTTGGCCTCCTTCGCGTTGAGACCGATGGCGCAATAATGGCGGATGCCGAACTGGGCGGCGCGGAATCGTTCCCAGCCCACCAGCATGCTGAAGTAGTCCTGGAACGAGGCGGCGCTGGTGCGGGGCTGGCCGAGCCAGAACGCCGGCTCGATGATCGCCACGATGCCGGCGGCGCGCATGGCCTCGTAGTCGTCCGTCGTGCGGGACACCGCGTGGATGTGGGGGTCGAGGAAGATCTGATTATCGGTAGACATGGCGTTGATCGGTGCGCGGGGTATGTGGATAGATCGCAGGGTGCGGGATACCGGGCGGTCAGGGTTGCCAGGTCGGCATCCGGTCGCGGGCGTGGGTGGTCCACGTCAGGGAGCCGCTGTCGATGCGGGATTTCAGGTCGGGCCGGGTGGCGAGCAGGGCATGGGCCTCCTTGAGCGGCGAGGAGGCCAGCGCGAGGGCGCCGGCTTCCTGCTGGGTGGGGTCCGGGTCGGTGAAGACGCGCTGCAGGTCGCTCAGCATCGCCGGCGAGGCGTAGGGCGCCACGGGGCGCCAGAGCTCGGGGGTGAGCGACCGGGAGGCGGCCCAGCGCTCGTGGGCGTAGTCGACCAGCATCTGGCTCAGGGTTGCGTTGGCGCGGTGTTCCAGGCCCACGATGCGGTGCAGCGGGCTGCCCACGAAGCAGCATTTGAGCACCATCTGATTCCAGGTGTTTTCGTCGAACTGTTCCGAGGGGAACGGATTGTCGAGCGAGACGGCGTTGAAGACGGACGTCATGTTGCTTCGGAGACCTTCCGCGCCGCGGGCGCTGAACCGTTCGGGGTGCGGAAGGAGCGGAAGGGCCTGGTAGAGCGTCACGCTTTCGCCGACGTCGGCCGCGTTGAAGACCGCCTCGAGGCGCGCCACGAAGGCCTCGGCGTCGTCGGACGGGTTGGCGAGGATGAGCAGGGTGCGTCCGGCCTGGTCGATGCTCCAGCCGGTCGGCGTCCAGTTGGGGCGGACGTTTCGGGCATTTTCCAGGTCGCCGGCATTTAGCTGGAGCTCCGCTTTGCCGATATAGCGCGGGACGGCACTGAACGAAGAAAAGAAAACCCAGTCGGCAGCGCCGGCGGCAAGATCGCGTTTTTTACCCAGCAGCCAGGCGCTTCCCTTCTCATCCAGGTGGGGCGTTATCCAGCGTTCGATCAGCTCCGCGATAGCCTGGATGTTCGTACGGCTCGTTGAGGTTGGCATGAACTTCTCTCCACAAATTGTCGCTATTTGGTTTCAAAACCTTGCTAATTGTGCATGGTTTCTGAAATCCTGCGTCGGCGGCATGATTGCCCGTACTGAAGACCAGCACGGACGCGCATCCGCTCTTCGGGCGGTTGGTCAAAGGTGTACGGCGCATGCGCCAAAGCCCGCTTTCGTAATGATCCAACGAAATACCGGCTCGCCTGGGCGCTGTTGTACCTTTGTGCACGCCTCACGCCGCGTCGCTTTTCGTGTGTGGCGGGCCTGTTGTCCGGCCGTGCCTGTCTTTTTCCCTG
Coding sequences within it:
- a CDS encoding EboA domain-containing protein, with the protein product MPTSTSRTNIQAIAELIERWITPHLDEKGSAWLLGKKRDLAAGAADWVFFSSFSAVPRYIGKAELQLNAGDLENARNVRPNWTPTGWSIDQAGRTLLILANPSDDAEAFVARLEAVFNAADVGESVTLYQALPLLPHPERFSARGAEGLRSNMTSVFNAVSLDNPFPSEQFDENTWNQMVLKCCFVGSPLHRIVGLEHRANATLSQMLVDYAHERWAASRSLTPELWRPVAPYASPAMLSDLQRVFTDPDPTQQEAGALALASSPLKEAHALLATRPDLKSRIDSGSLTWTTHARDRMPTWQP
- a CDS encoding TatD family hydrolase, producing MSTDNQIFLDPHIHAVSRTTDDYEAMRAAGIVAIIEPAFWLGQPRTSAASFQDYFSMLVGWERFRAAQFGIRHYCAIGLNAKEANNVRLADEVMEILPLYACKEGVVAIGEIGYDDMSDAEDTYFRKQLDLARDLDMLVMIHTPHRNKKVGTSRSMDRCIEHGLEPSRVVIDHNNEETVREVLDRGFWAAFTLYPQTKMGNERMVEIVKKYGTERIFVDSSADWGKSDPLAVPKTANLMGMRGIPAADIRKVCYENALAAYGQSGQIKESDWLNPPAIDQRQLHYGNSVLRGGQSPTIEQVAAAKESLIIK